A DNA window from Centroberyx gerrardi isolate f3 chromosome 5, fCenGer3.hap1.cur.20231027, whole genome shotgun sequence contains the following coding sequences:
- the ppp4r1l gene encoding serine/threonine-protein phosphatase 4 regulatory subunit 1 isoform X2: protein MAGLSLYFEDGHDDLDDFGFDDYGSECDGIRITAFLDAGQDNLTPLGRLEKYAFSENVFNRQIVARGLLDVLREFSDNENDFISVMETVARMSEDGEPTVRAELMEQVPNIAMFLHESRPNFPAAFSRYLVPIVVRYLTDPNNQVRKTSQAALLVLLEQGLISKADMETKVCPVLLDLTEPSSDDDYKIEAVAIMCKLVTMLSKDTVEHLLLLRFCELCSDARLFQVRKVCAANFGEFCSIVGQEATEKLLMSKFFDLCSDSLWGIRKACAECFMIVSNSTSPEVRRTKLSPLFISLISDQSRWVRQAAFQSLGRFISTFANPSSTGLLFREDGTLLEVPRCTLDSDSSLNSLNCSEISGCHTERTITHTPPNQDGRATPSPEHLSTTYSEEMHPFGDNPTPTPRELYKGLAHTTLNNSDSPTTTENARNTKETEQADENFNSFHYWRPPLPDISGELEMLSCQTTEEVVEKKEEEEEEEAAEDECLPSKGGPGKATSDQIQKVLDCLQPHMDDPDVQAQVQVLSAALKAAQLDSPTDNSPTETQPPSQPENPIDSPLVESKSVEVQSEDGASTPEEEQIMEPAPALESCPVQEQGEEETQTEPQEDQEDQEDQEESPPDTPILVRDDSDHSSVESELIESVEEEGKRDSAPSPVPEEKPKIQNVIPQQLLDQYLSMTDPARAQTVDTEIAKHCAFSLPGVALTLGRQNWHCLKDTYETLATDVQWKVRRTLAFSIHELAVILGDQLTAADLVPIFNGFLKDLDEVRIGVLKHLYDFLKLLHADKRREYLYQLQEFMVTDNSRNWRFRYELAEQLILIIELYSHYDVYDYLRQIALTLCSDKVSEVRWISYKLVVEILQKLYACGAHDLGLNFINELIVRFCHCPKWVGRQAFAFICQAIVEEDCMPMEQFAQHLLPSLLSLSSDPVANVRVLVAKALRQSVMEKAYFKEPGCAYSDELEETVMALQSDKDRDVRFFASLDPNKALMDTAPLI, encoded by the exons ATGGCAG GTCTGTCTTTATACTTTGAAGATGGTCATGATGATTTGGATGACT TTGGATTTGATGACTATGGTTCAGAGTGCGATGGAATCCGCATCACAGCCTTCCTAGATGCGGGGCAGGACAACCTAACTCCTTTAGGGAGGCTAGAGAAGTATGCCTTCAGCGAGAATGTCTTCAACAG GCAGATCGTGGCACGTGGCCTGCTTGATGTGCTTCGAGAgttcagtgacaatgaaaatgactttaTCAGTGTCATGGAGACAGTTGCCAGAATGTCAGAAGATGGAG AGCCAACAGTGAGAGCTGAACTGATGGAACAGGTCCCCAACATTGCCATGTTCTTACACGAGAGTCGGCCCAACTTCCCAGCAGCTTTCTCAAGATACTTGGTACCCATTGTGGTCCGGTACCTCACTGACCCAAATAATCAG gtgCGGAAAACCAGCCAGGCAGCCCTGCTTGTTTTGCTAGAGCAGGGCCTCATCTCTAAAGCCGACATGGAGACCAAAGTTTGTCCCGTTCTGTTGGACCTCACAGAACCCAGCAGTGACGATGACTACAAAATTGAGGCAGTTGCT ATCATGTGTAAACTGGTCACCATGCTGAGTAAAGACACAGTGGAGCATCTATTGCTGTTGCGCTTCTGTGAGCTGTGCAGCGATGCCAGACTCTTCCAAGTCCGCAAG GTCTGTGCAGCCAATTTCGGAGAGTTCTGTTCCATTGTAGGCCAGGAGGCCACAGAGAAACTACTG ATGTCGAAGTTCTTCGACCTGTGCTCAGACAGCTTGTGGGGCATCAGGAAAGCCTGTGCTGAGTGCTTCATGATCGTCTCCAATTCCACCTCTCCAGAGGTGCGACGTACTAAACTGTCCCCCCTCTTCATCAGCCTCATCAGTGACCAGTCCCGCTGG GTGCGTCAGGCTGCCTTCCAGTCCCTGGGGCGTTTCATCTCCACCTTCGCCAACCCCTCCAGCACAGGCCTCCTCTTCAGAGAAGACGGCACCCTACTAGAGGTCCCCAGGTGTACCTTAGACAG TGATTCCTCCTTAAACTCCCTGAACTGCTCTGAAATCAGTGGCTGCCACACAGAAAGAACCATCACTCACACGCCTCCCAACCAGGATGGCCGTGCCACACCATCCCCGGAGCACTTGTCGACAACTTACAGTGAGGAAATGCACCCCTTCGGTGACAACCCCACACCTACTCCTAGAGAGCTGTACAAAGGCCTCGCTCATACTACCCTAAACAACAGTGACAGCCCTACAACCACAGAGAACGCCAGGAACACAAAAGAAACAGAGCAGGCAGATGAGAACTTTAATTCTTTCCACTACTGGAGGCCTCCTTTACCAGACATCAGTGGCGAACTGGAGATGCTAAGTTGTCAAACAACAGAGGAAGTggtagaaaagaaagaagaggaggaggaggaggaggcggctgaGGATGAATGTCTTCCTTCAAAGGGCGGCCCTGGTAAAGCTACCAGCGACCAGATCCAGAAGGTTTTGGACTGCTTGCAGCCACACATGGATGACCCTGATGTACAAG CTCAAGTCCAGGTTTTGTCAGCAGCTCTAAAGGCAGCCCAGCTTGACAGTCCAACAGACAACAGCCCGACTGAAACCCAACCACCAAGCCAACCTGAGAACCCGATTGATAGCCCGTTGGTGGAGAGTAAATCCGTGGAGGTTCAATCAGAGGACGGAGCGAGTACCCCAGAAGAGGAGCAAATAATGGAACCTGCTCCAGCCTTGGAGTCATGCCCTGTCCAGGagcaaggagaggaagagacccAGACGGAGCCCCAGGAGGATCaggaggaccaggaggaccaggaagagTCTCCTCCTGACACCCCCATTCTAGTTCGGGACGATTCAGACCACAGCAGTGTG GAGTCTGAACTAATCGAGagcgtggaggaggaggggaaaagagactCTGCTCCGAGCCCAGTGCCTGAGGAGAAGCCTAAGATCCAG AATGTCATTCCCCAGCAGCTGTTGGACCAGTACCTTTCTATGACGGACCCAGCGCGAGCCCAGACAGTGGATACAGAGATAGCCAAGCACTGTGCCTTCAGCCTGCCTGGGGTGGCCCTCACTCTGGGACGGCAGAACTGGCACTGCCTCAAGGACACATATGAAACCCTTGCTACCGATGTGCAG TGGAAGGTGCGCCGTACGCTAGCCTTCTCCATCCATGAGCTGGCAGTTATCCTGGGGGACCAGCTGACAGCTGCTGACTTGGTGCCCATCTTCAACGGTTTCCTCAAAGACCTGGATGAGGTCCGCATCGGTGTTCTCAAACACCTCTACGACTTCCTCAAG ctgctgcatgcAGACAAGAGGAGGGAGTATCTGTACCAGCTGCAGGAGTTCATGGTGACGGACAACAGTCGCAACTGGAGGTTCAGATACGAGCTGGCAGA GCAGCTGATTCTGATCATAGAGTTGTACAGCCACTACGATGTGTATGACTACCTCAGACAGATAGCACTCACACTCTGCTCTGACAAAGTCTCAGAAGTCAGGTGGATCTCCTACAAACTG GTGGTAGAGATCCTCCAGAAGCTGTATGCATGTGGAGCTCATGACCTGGGCCTGAACTTCATCAACGAGCTCATCGTCAGGTTCTGCCACTGTCCCAAGTGGGTGGGGCGGCAGGCCTTTGCCTTCATCTGTCAG GCCATAGTGGAGGAGGACTGCATGCCCATGGAGCAGTTCGCCCAGCACCTCTTGCCCAGCTTGCTCAGCCTCTCTTCAGACCCTGTGGCCAATGTCCGCGTACTGGTAGCCAAGGCACTACGACAGAGCGTCATGGAGAAAG CATACTTCAAGGAGCCAGGCTGTGCCTACTCGGACGAGCTGGAAGAGACCGTGATGGCCCTGCAGTCCGACAAGGACCGGGACGTCCGCTTCTTCGCCAGCCTGGACCCCAACAAAGCCCTGATGGACACGGCTCCCTTAATCTAG
- the ppp4r1l gene encoding serine/threonine-protein phosphatase 4 regulatory subunit 1 isoform X1: MFATMVFPSKWLILSGLSLYFEDGHDDLDDFGFDDYGSECDGIRITAFLDAGQDNLTPLGRLEKYAFSENVFNRQIVARGLLDVLREFSDNENDFISVMETVARMSEDGEPTVRAELMEQVPNIAMFLHESRPNFPAAFSRYLVPIVVRYLTDPNNQVRKTSQAALLVLLEQGLISKADMETKVCPVLLDLTEPSSDDDYKIEAVAIMCKLVTMLSKDTVEHLLLLRFCELCSDARLFQVRKVCAANFGEFCSIVGQEATEKLLMSKFFDLCSDSLWGIRKACAECFMIVSNSTSPEVRRTKLSPLFISLISDQSRWVRQAAFQSLGRFISTFANPSSTGLLFREDGTLLEVPRCTLDSDSSLNSLNCSEISGCHTERTITHTPPNQDGRATPSPEHLSTTYSEEMHPFGDNPTPTPRELYKGLAHTTLNNSDSPTTTENARNTKETEQADENFNSFHYWRPPLPDISGELEMLSCQTTEEVVEKKEEEEEEEAAEDECLPSKGGPGKATSDQIQKVLDCLQPHMDDPDVQAQVQVLSAALKAAQLDSPTDNSPTETQPPSQPENPIDSPLVESKSVEVQSEDGASTPEEEQIMEPAPALESCPVQEQGEEETQTEPQEDQEDQEDQEESPPDTPILVRDDSDHSSVESELIESVEEEGKRDSAPSPVPEEKPKIQNVIPQQLLDQYLSMTDPARAQTVDTEIAKHCAFSLPGVALTLGRQNWHCLKDTYETLATDVQWKVRRTLAFSIHELAVILGDQLTAADLVPIFNGFLKDLDEVRIGVLKHLYDFLKLLHADKRREYLYQLQEFMVTDNSRNWRFRYELAEQLILIIELYSHYDVYDYLRQIALTLCSDKVSEVRWISYKLVVEILQKLYACGAHDLGLNFINELIVRFCHCPKWVGRQAFAFICQAIVEEDCMPMEQFAQHLLPSLLSLSSDPVANVRVLVAKALRQSVMEKAYFKEPGCAYSDELEETVMALQSDKDRDVRFFASLDPNKALMDTAPLI; the protein is encoded by the exons ATGTTTGCCACCATGGTTTTCCCCTCTAAATGGCTTATTCTTTCAGGTCTGTCTTTATACTTTGAAGATGGTCATGATGATTTGGATGACT TTGGATTTGATGACTATGGTTCAGAGTGCGATGGAATCCGCATCACAGCCTTCCTAGATGCGGGGCAGGACAACCTAACTCCTTTAGGGAGGCTAGAGAAGTATGCCTTCAGCGAGAATGTCTTCAACAG GCAGATCGTGGCACGTGGCCTGCTTGATGTGCTTCGAGAgttcagtgacaatgaaaatgactttaTCAGTGTCATGGAGACAGTTGCCAGAATGTCAGAAGATGGAG AGCCAACAGTGAGAGCTGAACTGATGGAACAGGTCCCCAACATTGCCATGTTCTTACACGAGAGTCGGCCCAACTTCCCAGCAGCTTTCTCAAGATACTTGGTACCCATTGTGGTCCGGTACCTCACTGACCCAAATAATCAG gtgCGGAAAACCAGCCAGGCAGCCCTGCTTGTTTTGCTAGAGCAGGGCCTCATCTCTAAAGCCGACATGGAGACCAAAGTTTGTCCCGTTCTGTTGGACCTCACAGAACCCAGCAGTGACGATGACTACAAAATTGAGGCAGTTGCT ATCATGTGTAAACTGGTCACCATGCTGAGTAAAGACACAGTGGAGCATCTATTGCTGTTGCGCTTCTGTGAGCTGTGCAGCGATGCCAGACTCTTCCAAGTCCGCAAG GTCTGTGCAGCCAATTTCGGAGAGTTCTGTTCCATTGTAGGCCAGGAGGCCACAGAGAAACTACTG ATGTCGAAGTTCTTCGACCTGTGCTCAGACAGCTTGTGGGGCATCAGGAAAGCCTGTGCTGAGTGCTTCATGATCGTCTCCAATTCCACCTCTCCAGAGGTGCGACGTACTAAACTGTCCCCCCTCTTCATCAGCCTCATCAGTGACCAGTCCCGCTGG GTGCGTCAGGCTGCCTTCCAGTCCCTGGGGCGTTTCATCTCCACCTTCGCCAACCCCTCCAGCACAGGCCTCCTCTTCAGAGAAGACGGCACCCTACTAGAGGTCCCCAGGTGTACCTTAGACAG TGATTCCTCCTTAAACTCCCTGAACTGCTCTGAAATCAGTGGCTGCCACACAGAAAGAACCATCACTCACACGCCTCCCAACCAGGATGGCCGTGCCACACCATCCCCGGAGCACTTGTCGACAACTTACAGTGAGGAAATGCACCCCTTCGGTGACAACCCCACACCTACTCCTAGAGAGCTGTACAAAGGCCTCGCTCATACTACCCTAAACAACAGTGACAGCCCTACAACCACAGAGAACGCCAGGAACACAAAAGAAACAGAGCAGGCAGATGAGAACTTTAATTCTTTCCACTACTGGAGGCCTCCTTTACCAGACATCAGTGGCGAACTGGAGATGCTAAGTTGTCAAACAACAGAGGAAGTggtagaaaagaaagaagaggaggaggaggaggaggcggctgaGGATGAATGTCTTCCTTCAAAGGGCGGCCCTGGTAAAGCTACCAGCGACCAGATCCAGAAGGTTTTGGACTGCTTGCAGCCACACATGGATGACCCTGATGTACAAG CTCAAGTCCAGGTTTTGTCAGCAGCTCTAAAGGCAGCCCAGCTTGACAGTCCAACAGACAACAGCCCGACTGAAACCCAACCACCAAGCCAACCTGAGAACCCGATTGATAGCCCGTTGGTGGAGAGTAAATCCGTGGAGGTTCAATCAGAGGACGGAGCGAGTACCCCAGAAGAGGAGCAAATAATGGAACCTGCTCCAGCCTTGGAGTCATGCCCTGTCCAGGagcaaggagaggaagagacccAGACGGAGCCCCAGGAGGATCaggaggaccaggaggaccaggaagagTCTCCTCCTGACACCCCCATTCTAGTTCGGGACGATTCAGACCACAGCAGTGTG GAGTCTGAACTAATCGAGagcgtggaggaggaggggaaaagagactCTGCTCCGAGCCCAGTGCCTGAGGAGAAGCCTAAGATCCAG AATGTCATTCCCCAGCAGCTGTTGGACCAGTACCTTTCTATGACGGACCCAGCGCGAGCCCAGACAGTGGATACAGAGATAGCCAAGCACTGTGCCTTCAGCCTGCCTGGGGTGGCCCTCACTCTGGGACGGCAGAACTGGCACTGCCTCAAGGACACATATGAAACCCTTGCTACCGATGTGCAG TGGAAGGTGCGCCGTACGCTAGCCTTCTCCATCCATGAGCTGGCAGTTATCCTGGGGGACCAGCTGACAGCTGCTGACTTGGTGCCCATCTTCAACGGTTTCCTCAAAGACCTGGATGAGGTCCGCATCGGTGTTCTCAAACACCTCTACGACTTCCTCAAG ctgctgcatgcAGACAAGAGGAGGGAGTATCTGTACCAGCTGCAGGAGTTCATGGTGACGGACAACAGTCGCAACTGGAGGTTCAGATACGAGCTGGCAGA GCAGCTGATTCTGATCATAGAGTTGTACAGCCACTACGATGTGTATGACTACCTCAGACAGATAGCACTCACACTCTGCTCTGACAAAGTCTCAGAAGTCAGGTGGATCTCCTACAAACTG GTGGTAGAGATCCTCCAGAAGCTGTATGCATGTGGAGCTCATGACCTGGGCCTGAACTTCATCAACGAGCTCATCGTCAGGTTCTGCCACTGTCCCAAGTGGGTGGGGCGGCAGGCCTTTGCCTTCATCTGTCAG GCCATAGTGGAGGAGGACTGCATGCCCATGGAGCAGTTCGCCCAGCACCTCTTGCCCAGCTTGCTCAGCCTCTCTTCAGACCCTGTGGCCAATGTCCGCGTACTGGTAGCCAAGGCACTACGACAGAGCGTCATGGAGAAAG CATACTTCAAGGAGCCAGGCTGTGCCTACTCGGACGAGCTGGAAGAGACCGTGATGGCCCTGCAGTCCGACAAGGACCGGGACGTCCGCTTCTTCGCCAGCCTGGACCCCAACAAAGCCCTGATGGACACGGCTCCCTTAATCTAG